Genomic window (Propionibacteriaceae bacterium ZF39):
CGCCGTTCAGATAATCGATGACGACCTCCGGCTCGGGGAGCTGGAACGTGTTCTCCAGCCACGTCATGGCGCGGCCGACATCGTTGATGGCGCCGCCGAGGATCGAGCGCTCCTCGTCGAGGCGATAGCACCACAGCCCGCGGGGGAGATCGTCGACGGCTCCGGTGATGACGCGGCGCAGAGCCCCCGAGGTGGCGGCCGAGAGGACGAGCCGGGAACTGTCCGTCGCGCCGGCCCCGAAGGACTGCGTGTGCCCGTCCGACACCGGCGCGAACCACATCGCGTCGGCGAGCGTGGGCCACGTCTGCGCGATGTCGATGGCCGGTCGCAGCGGTTGTGAGGGATGGGCGACCGGGCTCAGTTTCTCGATGGGTACGCCGACCGTCGCGGCGAGGGGCTCGTCCCAGGTGCAGGTGTGACGGTTCAGCATGCCGGTCCAGGCGGCCGTTGAGGTGCCTGCGGCGGTCGTGCCGATGATTCGCAGCCAGGCGTACTCGCCGAGGGACAACCAGCGCCGCGCCCGACCGAACGCGTCCGCGTGATTCTCCTTCAGCCACAGGAAACGCGGTGGGAGATAGCTCGTGTGCTGACGCGTGCCGGTGTGCTGCTGGGTCTCGTCCTCGTCGAGCGTGGCACGCAGATAGCTGACCTGCGGCGCGCAGCGCGAGTCGGCATAGGTGAACGTCGGGGTGATGGCCCGGTGCTCGGCGTCGACGCCCACGAGCGAGGCCGCGAACGTGTCCAGCGCGACGCCGGCGATGGGAGCGTCGAACTGCGTGGCGCAGTGGTCGATGCAGGCTCGGATCTCGTCGGTGACCTGGTCGGCGTCCATCGTCGACGTGCCGTCGCCGGCGGTGGTGAAGGAGTGCAGGATCTTGAGTCGGGCCCCCTTCACCGGCAGGCCGCGCGCGTCATAGAGGCCGCCGCGTGTGCCGGTGGAGCCCACATCGAGGGCGAGGACGAGCGGCCCGACGGCCTCGTCGATGGTGGTGCTGAAGGACATCTGCGGCCTCCTTTGTCCTGATCGATCCAACCTACTGAAGAGGGCGGGGAACGGCGCGGTGGGCCCTCCGAGTTGTCACTCCCTATCAAGATCATCCGAATAATCCCGATGATCTTGGTTGGTTGGGACATCCGGGAGGTTATCCGGGCCAGTTCGCCCGGGAACGGAACTGTCCGACCGTCCCTGCGGCGGCTGCGAGCCAGTCCCAGAGTCCTTCGGGCTCGGGCAGGCGGCCAAACTCCGTACATTCCAGGAACTTCGCCCGCACACCGTCCACGTTGAGCTCGGGAGGCCCATCGGCTGCGGCCTCGATGACGGTCCCGTCGGTCCATTCGGCGCGGACCCGGGCGGGCGGATTCCCGGGTCGATCCGGCAGTCCGGGCTCGATCCGCACCTTCGCTGCCAGTGCCAGCACCCGCTCATCAGTGAGGATGGCGTCCGTCATGGTCGCCAGCGCGGGGGACCATGCACGAGTGTCGCGGCGGTGACGAACGGAATGCTGTACTTCGCATCG
Coding sequences:
- a CDS encoding gluconokinase: MSFSTTIDEAVGPLVLALDVGSTGTRGGLYDARGLPVKGARLKILHSFTTAGDGTSTMDADQVTDEIRACIDHCATQFDAPIAGVALDTFAASLVGVDAEHRAITPTFTYADSRCAPQVSYLRATLDEDETQQHTGTRQHTSYLPPRFLWLKENHADAFGRARRWLSLGEYAWLRIIGTTAAGTSTAAWTGMLNRHTCTWDEPLAATVGVPIEKLSPVAHPSQPLRPAIDIAQTWPTLADAMWFAPVSDGHTQSFGAGATDSSRLVLSAATSGALRRVITGAVDDLPRGLWCYRLDEERSILGGAINDVGRAMTWLENTFQLPEPEVVIDYLNGDPHTDTPLVLPWFTGERSTGWIGDARAVLSGVSAATTPLELYRGTVEGIALAYQRMLTELLLVEGRPAEIVGTGRVTLDHPGLLQMIADATGAPVTPVTIKRSTLHGTALHALDVLAPHVERADVTRAETLRPHPERRGYYRRRVERFRVLYDKVYAR